Proteins encoded within one genomic window of Phototrophicus methaneseepsis:
- a CDS encoding GAF domain-containing protein: protein MDEVPAQNSKPEVLRVITQKIDDVTQLLRTQRDLLRQRGMNLPSGSLDNLRTLKGQIDELSRTMIDNLVELRSLRALAETSALVNSSLSTEDVLNQVMDTVIALTRAERGYIALRNKHTGDLEFRIARGMDQAQLDNSKGLIVSKTIVNDVAQSGEAILTDNASADKRYNASESIAGYNLRSIVAVPLKVRDEVIGVAYCDNRFMPGVFRAQEMDVLTAFANQAAVAIENAQLFEASRIRLGEVTEIRDRMRNLFTSIANGVITVDKENRVLIVNTAMHHILGVSGDVALAGENLDDVLPLMPEHFTERLLQVHEEGSQHRIELTVTMPNTGIRHWTVALSPLRDEGNPNAGVTIVVSDMTEQKMLTSQLAEVKLFLPSALFEHFRDASTIDMQGQEREITAMFADVRGFTTFSENLEPEDLMRVINKYLSLASDAIGLFEGITDKYLGDAVTGLWNTQFNPQEDHVVRAVSAALQLRLDLMAQHEVLPEDERLFYGIGVHTGPAVIGNVGSQDRKELAALGEAHDIAKYLQEQAGEGEIIISQAVYDEVEDVFECAPVEARRPKPGYEDVAMYRVVKRKKATGSLFIDDELRDLLGDIS, encoded by the coding sequence ATGGATGAGGTACCTGCCCAGAATAGTAAGCCGGAAGTTTTGCGCGTCATCACGCAAAAGATTGATGATGTGACGCAGCTTTTACGGACCCAGCGCGATTTACTGCGCCAGCGTGGCATGAATTTGCCATCTGGCTCGCTGGATAACCTGCGCACGCTCAAAGGCCAGATTGATGAGCTGAGCCGCACCATGATTGATAACCTCGTAGAACTGCGCTCACTGCGGGCATTGGCAGAGACGAGCGCCCTGGTCAATTCATCCCTCAGCACAGAAGACGTGTTGAATCAGGTGATGGATACCGTCATCGCGCTGACGCGTGCGGAACGCGGTTACATTGCTTTGCGCAACAAACACACTGGTGATCTGGAGTTCCGGATTGCGCGCGGCATGGATCAGGCACAATTGGATAACAGCAAAGGCTTGATCGTCAGCAAGACCATCGTCAATGACGTGGCACAATCCGGCGAGGCGATTCTGACGGATAACGCCAGCGCAGATAAGCGCTATAACGCCAGCGAGAGCATTGCTGGGTATAACCTGCGTAGTATTGTGGCTGTCCCGCTCAAGGTGCGCGATGAAGTGATTGGCGTGGCTTATTGTGACAACCGCTTCATGCCGGGGGTCTTCAGGGCGCAGGAGATGGACGTCCTCACCGCTTTTGCAAATCAGGCGGCTGTCGCCATTGAAAATGCGCAATTGTTCGAAGCATCGCGCATCCGCCTGGGCGAAGTCACGGAAATTCGGGACCGGATGCGTAACCTATTTACTTCTATTGCCAACGGCGTCATCACCGTGGATAAAGAAAACCGCGTGTTGATCGTCAACACGGCCATGCATCATATCCTGGGCGTATCCGGCGATGTCGCGCTGGCAGGTGAAAACCTGGACGATGTATTGCCGCTGATGCCGGAGCACTTTACAGAGCGGCTGTTACAGGTCCATGAAGAAGGCTCTCAGCATCGCATCGAATTGACAGTGACGATGCCCAACACGGGTATACGTCATTGGACGGTCGCCCTCAGTCCATTACGTGATGAAGGCAACCCGAACGCGGGTGTCACTATCGTCGTCAGTGATATGACTGAGCAGAAGATGCTCACGTCGCAGCTTGCAGAGGTTAAGCTGTTCCTGCCTTCGGCCTTGTTTGAGCACTTCCGCGATGCCAGTACGATTGATATGCAAGGCCAGGAGCGCGAAATTACGGCGATGTTCGCAGATGTGCGCGGCTTCACCACCTTCAGCGAGAATCTGGAACCGGAAGATTTAATGCGCGTGATCAATAAATATCTTTCGCTTGCCAGTGATGCAATTGGCCTCTTCGAAGGCATTACCGATAAATACCTTGGCGATGCCGTCACAGGTTTGTGGAATACGCAGTTTAACCCGCAGGAAGACCATGTGGTCCGTGCTGTGAGCGCTGCCCTGCAACTGCGGCTCGATCTGATGGCGCAGCATGAAGTCCTGCCAGAGGATGAGCGCCTATTTTACGGCATTGGCGTCCACACGGGCCCGGCTGTGATCGGCAATGTGGGGTCACAGGATCGCAAAGAGTTAGCCGCCCTGGGCGAAGCCCACGATATCGCCAAATATCTACAGGAACAGGCCGGGGAAGGCGAAATTATCATCAGTCAGGCCGTCTACGATGAAGTCGAAGACGTCTTTGAATGCGCGCCTGTCGAAGCACGCCGCCCCAAGCCCGGTTATGAAGATGTTGCCATGTATCGCGTCGTCAAACGTAAAAAAGCGACAGGCTCCCTTTTTATTGATGATGAACTGCGCGATTTGTTGGGCGACATCAGCTAG
- a CDS encoding inositol monophosphatase family protein has protein sequence MMIRCDRRMIISITIGQDMDYKEAKDAAIDIAKDAGKLLMAYTQKTLAYNEKSSTIDIVTEADQAAEVLIVERLKALFPEHHIQGEEGGHQGAASEGADYTWHVDPIDGTTNYAHGIPYFCTSIALATSACEPVVGVIYAPIADELYVAVKGEGATRNSEPIHVSDRTHLGQCVVVSGFPYDRQTNPDNNIAEWTAFAPKVRGLRRMGSAAMDLAYVASGRTDGYWERGLKTYDALAGVLLVQEAGGIVSDYAGQPKPQDRAEGRYLASNGHIHQQMVDILMSARQK, from the coding sequence ATGATGATACGCTGTGACAGGCGCATGATTATCAGCATCACGATAGGACAGGATATGGACTACAAAGAGGCGAAAGACGCAGCCATCGACATTGCCAAAGATGCCGGCAAACTCTTGATGGCTTATACCCAGAAGACACTGGCTTACAACGAAAAATCCAGCACCATTGATATTGTGACCGAAGCAGACCAGGCGGCTGAGGTGTTGATTGTCGAGCGGTTGAAAGCGCTCTTCCCGGAGCACCACATCCAGGGAGAGGAAGGCGGGCACCAGGGCGCAGCCAGCGAAGGCGCTGATTATACCTGGCATGTAGACCCTATCGACGGCACGACGAACTACGCCCACGGCATCCCTTATTTTTGCACAAGCATCGCCCTGGCGACATCAGCGTGTGAGCCTGTCGTTGGCGTGATTTACGCGCCTATTGCGGATGAATTGTACGTGGCTGTCAAAGGCGAAGGTGCCACCCGCAATAGCGAACCGATCCACGTCAGTGATCGCACCCATCTGGGGCAATGTGTGGTCGTCAGCGGTTTCCCTTATGACCGCCAGACCAACCCCGATAACAACATCGCGGAATGGACCGCTTTTGCGCCAAAAGTGCGCGGCTTACGCAGGATGGGCAGTGCTGCGATGGATCTGGCCTATGTCGCCAGCGGGCGTACAGATGGCTATTGGGAGCGCGGCCTGAAAACATATGATGCCCTGGCAGGCGTCTTATTGGTACAGGAAGCGGGCGGGATCGTCAGTGATTATGCGGGCCAGCCCAAGCCACAGGACCGCGCGGAAGGTCGCTATCTGGCGAGCAATGGGCACATTCATCAGCAGATGGTCGATATATTGATGAGCGCACGTCAAAAGTGA
- a CDS encoding cold-shock protein has product MSERVHGEVKWFNSEKGYGFIKQEDGPDIFVHYSAIQGDGYKSLNEGDEVSFIVVEGRKGPQASEVEVTRSAPQF; this is encoded by the coding sequence ATGTCAGAACGTGTACATGGCGAAGTGAAGTGGTTCAATAGCGAAAAAGGCTATGGTTTTATCAAGCAAGAAGACGGCCCGGACATTTTTGTCCATTATTCAGCCATTCAGGGTGACGGCTACAAAAGCTTGAACGAGGGCGATGAAGTTTCCTTCATCGTGGTAGAGGGCCGCAAAGGCCCCCAGGCAAGTGAGGTTGAAGTCACGCGGAGCGCACCGCAGTTCTAA